The following are encoded together in the Iodobacter fluviatilis genome:
- a CDS encoding VOC family protein has product MELAYLEHVNITVSDLDRAVRFIQTAIPHWKIRGRGKMDWFGAEIDWLHIGDDFAYIALQSGGIGEAPGWKTHLVGVKHLGFVVPSLKDTMQNLENAGFMLDHAGGSDTHRDSAYFMLGEDIQFEFVEYSSELPAQRNGYASSVADAMGVS; this is encoded by the coding sequence ATGGAACTAGCGTATCTGGAGCATGTAAATATCACGGTGAGCGATCTGGATCGAGCCGTGCGTTTTATACAAACGGCGATTCCGCACTGGAAAATCCGCGGCAGAGGCAAAATGGATTGGTTTGGCGCGGAAATCGATTGGCTGCATATCGGCGATGATTTTGCCTATATTGCTCTGCAAAGTGGTGGAATAGGGGAGGCGCCGGGTTGGAAAACACATCTGGTCGGTGTGAAGCATCTGGGCTTTGTGGTGCCGTCTTTAAAAGACACGATGCAAAACTTGGAAAACGCGGGCTTTATGCTTGATCACGCGGGAGGGAGTGATACCCATCGAGATAGTGCTTATTTTATGCTTGGTGAGGATATTCAGTTTGAGTTTGTTGAATATTCGTCTGAGCTGCCCGCTCAGCGTAATGGCTATGCATCGAGTGTTGCTGACGCGATGGGGGTGAGTTAG
- the soxR gene encoding redox-sensitive transcriptional activator SoxR, which yields MTTLISIGTLAKRSGVKASALRFYESKDLISSVRSSGQTRQFPREVLRRVAFIRVAQNVGLSLEEISAALASLPQQRTPTPEDWAQLSQSWRPMLQARIDALCALQTLLDSCIGCGCLSLQKCSLYNADDQARHLGSGPRFLMGDSAADLVLKE from the coding sequence ATGACTACTTTGATTTCAATCGGCACTCTGGCTAAACGCTCAGGGGTAAAAGCCAGCGCGCTGCGTTTTTATGAAAGCAAGGACTTAATCAGCAGCGTTCGCAGTAGCGGGCAAACTCGGCAATTCCCAAGAGAAGTGCTGCGCAGAGTGGCCTTTATTCGCGTTGCACAAAATGTGGGCCTAAGCCTTGAAGAAATATCAGCCGCACTGGCCTCCCTGCCGCAGCAAAGAACGCCAACGCCTGAGGACTGGGCGCAGCTATCGCAATCCTGGCGGCCCATGCTGCAAGCCAGAATAGATGCGCTATGTGCATTACAAACGCTATTGGATTCCTGCATAGGCTGCGGCTGTTTATCGCTACAAAAATGCAGCCTGTATAACGCAGACGACCAAGCCCGCCATCTGGGATCTGGGCCACGGTTTTTAATGGGAGATAGTGCAGCTGATTTAGTTTTGAAAGAATAA
- a CDS encoding NUDIX hydrolase: MRRRPSARLLVLSPENHILLFYFVFTKGALAGKSYWATPGGGVEDNESFAEAAVREFAEEIGQHNYSISEEIACQKFIMKLPDGESVISDERYFIVRMSKVAPDRAAWSALEMEVMKQHRWWTPEEIAMTDEIVFPENLLEMLKNRVLSVC; the protein is encoded by the coding sequence ATGCGGCGTCGCCCATCTGCACGTTTACTGGTGTTATCACCAGAAAACCATATTTTATTATTTTACTTTGTATTCACAAAGGGGGCTTTGGCTGGAAAGTCCTACTGGGCCACGCCTGGAGGGGGCGTTGAAGATAATGAGAGTTTTGCAGAAGCTGCTGTGCGGGAGTTTGCTGAAGAAATTGGTCAGCACAATTACTCAATTAGCGAGGAAATTGCCTGTCAGAAATTTATAATGAAATTACCAGATGGCGAATCCGTGATTTCGGATGAGCGCTATTTTATTGTGCGAATGAGTAAAGTTGCTCCTGACCGCGCGGCTTGGAGTGCTTTAGAAATGGAAGTGATGAAGCAACACCGCTGGTGGACGCCTGAGGAAATCGCGATGACAGACGAGATTGTTTTTCCGGAAAACTTGCTGGAAATGTTAAAAAACAGAGTGTTATCAGTTTGCTAA
- a CDS encoding glycosyltransferase, translated as MNRTALLIPHFNNPQGLAASLASVGKHEQIDAFIVDDGSSRQRVDEAACAKAWQANGELHFIYLPQNQGIEHALNTGLQAILEAEYEYIARLDCDDLCAPDRFAKQTSFLDSHPDVYLLGSAVTFFDTSGDRFTINQPQTHDEILRQMHDDNAFTHPTVMFRTAGVKELGLYPTDCKAAEDFAYFWRFVAHYQTANLPEVLTRSEYNDAGISMSRRRQQQAMRIKLLWRYFDYSPRSFIKISKASLSFALPVSFTRKIKRLLGMGKWN; from the coding sequence ATGAACCGCACGGCCTTACTTATTCCACACTTTAATAATCCACAGGGCCTTGCTGCGTCTTTGGCTTCTGTGGGTAAGCACGAGCAAATTGATGCTTTTATCGTGGATGATGGCAGCAGCAGGCAGCGAGTCGATGAGGCGGCTTGTGCAAAAGCCTGGCAGGCGAATGGCGAATTGCACTTTATTTATTTGCCACAAAATCAAGGTATTGAGCACGCGCTCAATACGGGGCTGCAAGCAATTCTTGAGGCGGAATATGAGTATATTGCTCGCTTAGATTGCGATGATTTGTGCGCGCCGGATCGCTTTGCTAAGCAAACATCTTTTTTAGATAGCCATCCAGATGTGTATTTATTAGGCAGCGCGGTGACATTTTTTGATACCAGCGGCGATCGTTTTACGATTAATCAGCCGCAGACGCACGATGAAATTTTGCGCCAGATGCACGATGACAATGCCTTTACCCATCCCACGGTAATGTTTAGAACCGCCGGAGTAAAAGAGCTGGGGCTTTACCCGACTGACTGCAAAGCCGCGGAAGACTTTGCTTATTTCTGGCGCTTTGTGGCGCATTATCAAACAGCTAATCTGCCCGAGGTGCTAACCCGCAGCGAGTACAACGATGCGGGTATCTCCATGAGCCGCCGCCGCCAACAGCAAGCAATGCGGATCAAGCTACTATGGCGCTACTTCGATTACTCGCCACGGTCCTTCATAAAAATAAGCAAAGCCAGCCTATCCTTCGCCCTACCGGTCAGCTTCACCCGTAAAATCAAACGGCTACTGGGGATGGGGAAGTGGAATTGA
- a CDS encoding glycosyltransferase has protein sequence MTRLILLIPHFNNPAGLIKSLASIGPNEQCDVLVVDDGSTRAPIEHTVARNAFKAQGELRFLNLSVNRGIEHALNSGLTWISSRGYELIARLDCGDENLPDRLAKQVAFLDSHPDVMLLGGAASFVDQAGAEQFVMRHPSEHAAITRAMRNNSAFIHPAVMLRTTALASTGLYPLDTPAAEDYALFSEFTHQFKVANLPEVLIRYELDPSGISLSKRRQQLKSRLAVQKKYSDGSVAALIGMARTQLLLLLPYSLVFKLKSKLRAKKV, from the coding sequence ATGACACGCCTTATTTTACTGATACCGCATTTTAATAATCCTGCCGGGCTGATTAAGTCTTTAGCCTCCATCGGCCCCAACGAGCAATGTGATGTGCTGGTGGTGGATGATGGCAGCACGCGTGCGCCGATCGAGCATACGGTGGCCAGAAATGCGTTTAAGGCGCAGGGCGAATTACGGTTTTTAAATTTGTCGGTCAATCGTGGCATCGAACACGCGCTTAATTCTGGCCTGACGTGGATTTCCTCCCGCGGCTACGAGCTGATTGCCCGCTTGGATTGTGGCGATGAAAACCTGCCCGATCGCCTAGCCAAGCAAGTCGCCTTTTTAGACAGCCACCCCGATGTGATGCTGCTTGGCGGCGCGGCTAGCTTTGTCGATCAGGCAGGAGCCGAGCAATTTGTGATGCGCCACCCAAGTGAGCACGCGGCCATTACCCGAGCCATGCGTAATAACTCAGCCTTTATCCATCCGGCAGTGATGCTCAGAACCACCGCTTTGGCCAGCACCGGCCTCTACCCGCTGGATACGCCTGCCGCAGAAGACTACGCACTGTTTAGCGAATTCACCCACCAGTTTAAAGTAGCCAACCTACCCGAGGTACTGATCCGCTACGAGCTAGACCCCAGCGGCATTTCGCTAAGTAAACGCCGCCAGCAGCTCAAATCCCGCTTGGCGGTGCAAAAAAAATATAGTGATGGCAGCGTGGCCGCCCTGATCGGCATGGCCAGAACCCAGCTTTTACTCTTGCTCCCCTACTCCTTGGTGTTT